A DNA window from Chelativorans sp. AA-79 contains the following coding sequences:
- a CDS encoding MFS transporter: MHRHKWLAIAGLGCGSSRGDRWRLLLRRKGNCTAEEGGIAISESSDIGGVPRLAITPVAALLVSVSLLVLGNGLQGTLLVVRAGLEGFRSEMIGAMMSCYFAGYALGALLLPRLVASAGHIRAFAGFASIGSAVVLLHLLLPDAWVWILLRALAGFVYAGMILVTESWLNAHAVASTRGRLLSLYGMFTMGIWALGQGLLNLAPPAGMTLFLLVSILISFALVPITLLPSRPPMIPREAQLGLHRLIRISPLGTLGAFLSGLALSAFWGMGPNFAQKVGLDTAGISTFMAAVLIGALVLQWPLGWLSDRFPRRLVIAFASLGSALAGAGFVFAVDAKLPALLSLGFLFGGFGIPLYTLCVAHANDRLQAGDALAAARGLLLLNGLGAALGPLFASIAMNRLGPSGLFVYASALLAVLALIALFRRIRGREETAAVPSPLPCTPQITMALDTRIEDYRDKATAD; the protein is encoded by the coding sequence ATGCACCGCCATAAATGGCTGGCCATCGCCGGATTGGGTTGCGGTAGCAGCCGGGGGGATCGTTGGCGCTTATTACTGCGCAGGAAAGGCAATTGTACCGCAGAAGAGGGAGGAATCGCGATATCGGAAAGCTCTGACATCGGTGGGGTGCCAAGACTCGCGATTACACCGGTCGCCGCGCTGCTCGTGAGCGTCAGCCTCCTTGTTCTGGGCAATGGGCTGCAAGGCACGCTCCTCGTGGTACGCGCGGGCCTCGAAGGCTTTCGCAGCGAGATGATAGGCGCGATGATGTCGTGCTATTTCGCTGGATATGCCTTGGGCGCGTTGCTGTTACCCCGCCTGGTGGCCTCGGCCGGGCACATCCGCGCCTTCGCTGGTTTCGCATCCATAGGCTCGGCGGTCGTCCTGCTTCACCTTCTTCTGCCCGACGCTTGGGTATGGATATTGCTCCGTGCGCTTGCTGGCTTTGTCTATGCCGGGATGATTCTGGTAACGGAGAGTTGGCTCAACGCCCATGCTGTAGCGTCCACGCGCGGGCGGCTCCTCTCCCTTTACGGCATGTTCACGATGGGCATCTGGGCGTTGGGTCAGGGGCTCCTCAACCTGGCGCCGCCAGCGGGGATGACATTGTTCCTCCTCGTTTCCATTTTGATTTCTTTCGCCCTCGTACCGATCACCTTGTTGCCAAGCCGGCCGCCGATGATTCCACGCGAGGCGCAATTGGGACTACACCGCCTCATCAGGATCTCGCCCTTGGGTACGCTCGGCGCATTTCTCTCCGGTCTGGCGCTCAGCGCGTTTTGGGGCATGGGCCCGAACTTTGCGCAGAAAGTGGGGCTCGACACTGCAGGCATCTCCACCTTCATGGCGGCAGTCCTGATCGGTGCCCTGGTCCTGCAGTGGCCATTGGGGTGGCTCTCCGACCGGTTTCCGCGTCGGCTGGTGATTGCCTTCGCTTCCTTGGGCTCTGCGCTCGCGGGGGCGGGTTTTGTGTTTGCCGTCGACGCCAAGCTGCCGGCGCTGCTCTCTCTCGGCTTCCTCTTCGGCGGCTTTGGAATACCACTCTATACGCTATGCGTGGCGCACGCCAACGATCGACTGCAAGCCGGGGACGCGCTCGCGGCTGCGCGCGGCTTGCTCCTGCTCAACGGCCTTGGAGCAGCCCTTGGGCCCCTTTTTGCCAGCATTGCGATGAACAGGCTCGGGCCGTCGGGCTTGTTCGTCTATGCCTCCGCTCTCCTGGCGGTCTTGGCATTGATCGCGCTGTTCAGGCGCATTCGCGGTCGGGAGGAGACCGCAGCAGTTCCATCGCCGCTACCATGCACTCCGCAGATCACCATGGCCCTCGACACTCGCATCGAGGATTATCGGGATAAGGCCACAGCCGATTGA
- a CDS encoding NnrS family protein translates to MPDFRERCPRVSAFLPAAQASAAKDAPSRSMALLSYGFRPFFLGASVWAILSLAPWIGVGIGWVFAEGYGPVAWHVHETLFGFCGAAVAGFLLTAIPNWTGRPPLTGIRLAALFALWCAGRAAVLALYAFGPLAVAAVDGAFLPVLTWLAARDVVAARNWRNLKTVALLGLFAAANIGFHYESLIGGARDQSTRLGIAALIGLMMLIGGRMAQNFTHQWMLARGADRLPPPFGRFDEAALVVAGAGLLLWVLRTHGMATTLLLALAGVLQLLRMSRWRGLSTWREPLVLILHLGYAFVALGFLLVSASMIFPDVVPPTAALHAWTTGAIGTMMLGVMTRASRGHTGRPFTASALTTGSYVAVVLAALLRIGAGMLPPIELLLVTAAAIAWMAGFLLFMIEHALMLVRNQT, encoded by the coding sequence ATGCCCGATTTCCGCGAGCGCTGCCCGCGCGTCTCCGCTTTCTTGCCCGCTGCTCAAGCATCGGCGGCGAAAGACGCGCCCAGTCGTTCAATGGCGCTGCTCAGCTATGGTTTCCGGCCGTTCTTCCTTGGTGCGAGCGTGTGGGCCATCCTGTCGCTTGCGCCATGGATCGGAGTCGGCATTGGCTGGGTATTTGCGGAAGGTTACGGACCCGTAGCATGGCACGTCCACGAAACCTTGTTTGGCTTTTGTGGCGCGGCGGTGGCCGGTTTCCTGCTGACAGCGATCCCAAATTGGACGGGACGTCCGCCGCTCACCGGTATCCGGCTTGCGGCTCTCTTTGCGTTATGGTGCGCTGGGCGTGCGGCCGTCCTTGCTCTCTATGCGTTCGGTCCATTAGCCGTCGCCGCAGTCGACGGCGCCTTTCTTCCCGTACTCACATGGCTGGCCGCGCGGGATGTCGTCGCTGCCCGCAATTGGCGAAATCTGAAGACCGTTGCGCTTCTTGGCTTGTTCGCCGCGGCCAATATCGGTTTTCACTACGAGTCCCTGATCGGTGGCGCTCGGGACCAGTCGACCCGCCTCGGCATTGCGGCGCTGATCGGTCTCATGATGCTGATCGGGGGCCGCATGGCACAGAATTTCACGCATCAGTGGATGCTTGCCCGGGGAGCGGATCGACTTCCGCCGCCGTTCGGCCGCTTTGACGAGGCAGCGCTTGTCGTAGCGGGAGCGGGCCTGCTCCTGTGGGTTTTGCGAACCCACGGCATGGCAACGACCTTGCTGCTGGCTCTGGCGGGCGTTCTGCAGTTGCTGCGCATGAGCCGATGGAGGGGGCTGTCCACGTGGCGCGAACCGCTCGTTCTGATTCTGCATCTCGGCTATGCGTTTGTCGCTCTCGGCTTTTTGCTTGTGAGCGCTTCCATGATCTTTCCCGATGTGGTCCCACCAACTGCTGCACTCCATGCCTGGACGACCGGCGCAATCGGCACGATGATGCTCGGTGTGATGACACGGGCATCGCGCGGGCATACGGGGCGGCCGTTCACCGCTTCAGCTCTGACGACGGGGAGCTATGTGGCCGTTGTTCTCGCGGCGCTTCTCCGGATTGGGGCGGGTATGCTTCCTCCGATCGAGCTCTTGCTCGTCACGGCCGCAGCGATCGCATGGATGGCCGGCTTCTTACTGTTCATGATCGAACATGCTTTGATGCTGGTGCGTAATCAGACTTAG
- a CDS encoding U32 family peptidase yields MTERPTITLGPLLFNWTADQWSDYYARIADEAPVDRVCLGEVVCSKRMPFYVDRIPDAIERLHRAGKQVILSSLALVTLKRERQMCADLVASGDLEIEVNDLTILAHLPRGRPFVIGPLVNVYNEGTLDYLAKRGASRLCLPPELPMSSIETLAGAAASCGVAPEVWAFGRVPLAISGRCYHARVHGLTKDNCRFVCGEDPDGLKVETLDGEDFLAINGVQTLSFTHCNLLGDLDRLCAVGVTSFRLSPHSGDMVAVTELFRRVLDGNLEGAEAVSRLAMMMPEATFANGFLAGACGADFASAQSGEALAGARCQATAGRSP; encoded by the coding sequence ATGACAGAACGCCCCACAATTACCCTTGGCCCGCTGCTCTTCAACTGGACGGCCGACCAATGGAGCGACTACTATGCCCGCATCGCCGACGAGGCGCCGGTCGATCGCGTCTGTCTCGGCGAGGTGGTCTGCTCCAAGCGGATGCCCTTCTATGTCGACAGGATACCCGACGCCATCGAGCGGCTTCACAGGGCCGGTAAGCAGGTCATCCTTTCCTCGCTGGCCCTGGTTACATTGAAGCGCGAGCGACAGATGTGCGCCGATCTGGTCGCAAGCGGCGATCTGGAGATCGAGGTCAACGACCTGACCATACTCGCCCATCTGCCCAGGGGCCGGCCCTTCGTAATCGGCCCGCTGGTCAACGTCTACAACGAAGGTACACTCGACTATCTCGCAAAACGAGGCGCGAGCCGGCTGTGTCTCCCACCCGAGCTGCCGATGTCTTCCATCGAGACGCTTGCCGGGGCGGCGGCGTCTTGTGGTGTCGCGCCGGAGGTGTGGGCATTCGGTCGCGTACCGCTTGCCATCTCCGGACGCTGCTACCACGCGCGCGTCCACGGCCTGACCAAGGATAATTGCCGGTTCGTCTGTGGCGAGGACCCGGACGGGCTGAAGGTGGAAACGCTCGACGGTGAGGATTTCCTCGCCATCAACGGCGTGCAGACACTTTCCTTCACTCATTGCAATCTCCTGGGTGACCTCGATCGCCTGTGCGCAGTCGGCGTTACGTCGTTCCGCCTGTCGCCGCACAGCGGTGACATGGTGGCCGTCACAGAGCTCTTTCGGCGCGTGCTGGACGGGAATCTCGAAGGCGCGGAGGCAGTCAGCCGATTGGCAATGATGATGCCCGAGGCGACCTTCGCAAACGGATTTCTGGCGGGTGCCTGCGGTGCCGATTTTGCTTCGGCGCAAAGCGGGGAAGCGCTTGCCGGTGCACGCTGCCAAGCAACCGCAGGGAGGAGTCCATGA
- a CDS encoding peptidase U32 family protein, whose protein sequence is MGNANRLELVCPAGTPAALRAAVDAGADSVYCGFRDETNARNFPGLNFSPEELARGAAYAHAKGARILVAINTFPRAGAAEIWHGAVDQAARAGADAVILADIGLIAYAAERHPNLRRHLSVQAAASNADTIRFYVEEFGVKRVVLPRVLTVAEIAAINREVPCETEVFVFGGLCVMAEGRCSLSSYATGKSPNMNGVCSPASHVHYQEEGGELVSRLGEFTIDRVPKDEPAPYPTLCKGCFSVGGKRGHVFEDPVSLDAATLIPELARAGVTALKIEGRQRSRSYIRDVVASFRRAVDAQAAGNSIPAGELRRLSEGQMTTAGAYRKTWR, encoded by the coding sequence ATGGGAAACGCCAACAGGCTCGAACTTGTATGCCCGGCTGGCACGCCGGCCGCGCTCCGCGCGGCCGTGGATGCCGGAGCGGACAGCGTGTATTGCGGTTTTCGCGACGAGACCAATGCGCGCAATTTTCCCGGTCTCAATTTCTCGCCCGAGGAGTTGGCACGGGGTGCCGCCTATGCCCATGCAAAGGGCGCGCGCATTCTCGTCGCCATCAACACTTTTCCGCGTGCGGGCGCTGCCGAGATCTGGCACGGGGCTGTCGATCAGGCGGCCCGCGCCGGGGCGGATGCCGTCATCCTCGCCGATATCGGCCTCATCGCCTATGCTGCCGAACGACACCCGAACTTGAGGCGTCACCTCTCCGTGCAGGCAGCGGCGTCGAACGCCGATACCATCCGCTTCTATGTGGAAGAATTCGGTGTGAAGCGCGTGGTGCTGCCACGCGTCCTTACCGTGGCCGAGATCGCCGCCATCAACCGGGAAGTGCCGTGCGAGACGGAGGTCTTCGTCTTCGGTGGCCTGTGCGTCATGGCCGAGGGGCGCTGTTCGCTCTCCTCCTACGCCACCGGTAAGTCGCCCAATATGAACGGTGTCTGCTCGCCGGCAAGCCATGTCCACTACCAGGAGGAAGGTGGCGAGCTCGTCTCGCGCCTTGGCGAATTCACCATCGACCGCGTCCCGAAGGATGAACCGGCGCCCTATCCTACGCTGTGCAAGGGTTGCTTCTCCGTTGGCGGTAAGCGCGGCCATGTCTTCGAAGACCCGGTGAGCCTCGATGCCGCGACACTGATCCCCGAACTCGCACGTGCCGGCGTCACTGCGCTCAAGATCGAAGGCCGCCAGCGCAGTCGCTCCTACATTCGCGATGTGGTGGCGAGCTTTCGCCGCGCCGTGGATGCGCAAGCCGCCGGCAATTCCATTCCCGCAGGCGAACTCCGGCGCCTGAGCGAGGGGCAGATGACGACCGCCGGTGCTTACCGCAAGACTTGGCGCTGA
- a CDS encoding SCP2 sterol-binding domain-containing protein, with product MNHPTDFAPLPTGVRLFLLPLPLPPLGLLLRQMAKSVGRRQPGLFARLGVHTEKVFLLDPTDLPFVFRLEPRRDHPHIESCRREVAGAWDVRIAGTLGALLGLVHGAADGDALFFSRDIIIEGDTEAVLALRNALDDAELDLLAEATSIFGPAGASVERIARHIMPMASRLTGLTLTRWDRD from the coding sequence ATGAACCATCCTACCGACTTTGCTCCCCTGCCGACGGGTGTTCGGCTCTTCCTGCTGCCCTTGCCGCTTCCGCCCCTCGGCCTGCTATTGCGACAAATGGCGAAGAGCGTGGGCCGGCGACAGCCCGGGCTCTTCGCTCGGCTCGGGGTCCATACCGAGAAGGTCTTTCTTCTCGATCCGACCGATCTCCCCTTCGTCTTCCGACTTGAACCTCGCCGGGACCATCCGCATATCGAATCGTGCCGCCGCGAGGTCGCCGGCGCGTGGGACGTACGCATCGCCGGCACGCTCGGCGCGCTCCTCGGCCTGGTCCATGGTGCGGCCGACGGCGACGCGCTGTTCTTCTCCCGCGACATCATCATCGAGGGCGACACAGAGGCCGTGCTGGCGTTGCGCAATGCTCTGGACGATGCCGAACTCGATCTCCTCGCGGAGGCAACATCCATCTTCGGTCCGGCAGGCGCCAGCGTGGAGCGCATCGCCCGGCACATCATGCCGATGGCCTCCCGGCTGACCGGTCTCACACTGACGCGCTGGGACAGGGACTGA
- a CDS encoding UbiD family decarboxylase, with protein sequence MLVPIRDFPPFRDLRDFLGHLAEADDLARISEPVSLVHEITEIHRRVIAGGGPALCFEHARDASGQRAAVPVIVNLFGTTRRVAAGFGVRPERLPVLGQALAALRGPQPLNGVRDAVNRWPMLKAALRTRAQTIARPPVQTVVRRGAEVSLRDLPIQTCWPAEPAPLITWPLVITRSPDADPADSAGLNIGVYRMQVLDRDRLIMRWLAHRGGAAHHRAWAGQRKEMPVAVAIGTDPATMLAAVMPLPENLSELSFAGLLRGERPRVASAVSVPLMVPADAEIVIEGWVSATETAPEGPYGDHTGYYNGIEEFPVMRVTAITTRRDPLYVSTFTGRPPDEPSVIGEALNELVLPLIRQQIPEIADLYLPPAACSYRLAVVAIRKRYPGQARRVMAALWGMLPQFSYTKGIVVVDDDIDVKSGADVLWAVSTRADPSRDLMLMERTPIDYLDFASPEPGLGGKLGIDATNKIGAETRREWGRPLAMSVDISARIDALWPRLGLRMDKPEAEGGVR encoded by the coding sequence ATGCTTGTGCCCATCCGAGACTTTCCCCCCTTTCGTGACCTGCGCGATTTTCTCGGCCATCTGGCGGAGGCGGACGATCTCGCCCGCATTTCAGAGCCCGTGTCGCTTGTCCACGAGATCACCGAAATCCATCGCCGCGTGATTGCGGGCGGCGGACCGGCGCTCTGCTTCGAGCATGCGCGTGACGCCTCCGGGCAACGTGCTGCCGTGCCCGTCATCGTCAACCTGTTCGGTACTACGCGAAGGGTCGCGGCCGGCTTCGGAGTCCGACCGGAGCGCCTTCCTGTGCTTGGACAGGCGCTTGCCGCGCTACGAGGGCCGCAGCCCCTGAACGGCGTTCGCGATGCGGTGAACCGCTGGCCGATGCTCAAGGCCGCCCTGCGGACGCGCGCCCAGACAATAGCCCGCCCGCCGGTGCAAACCGTGGTGCGCAGAGGCGCCGAGGTGAGCTTAAGGGACCTGCCGATCCAGACTTGCTGGCCCGCCGAGCCGGCGCCGCTCATCACCTGGCCGCTGGTGATTACCCGCTCGCCAGATGCCGACCCCGCAGATAGCGCCGGCCTCAACATCGGTGTCTACCGGATGCAGGTGCTCGATCGCGACCGCTTGATTATGCGCTGGCTGGCCCATCGCGGCGGCGCCGCCCATCACCGCGCCTGGGCGGGGCAACGGAAAGAAATGCCGGTCGCTGTTGCCATCGGCACCGACCCCGCCACCATGTTGGCCGCGGTCATGCCATTGCCCGAGAATCTTTCGGAACTGAGCTTCGCCGGGCTGCTGCGCGGGGAGCGGCCACGCGTGGCGTCGGCCGTCAGCGTGCCGCTCATGGTGCCGGCCGATGCGGAGATCGTGATCGAAGGCTGGGTCTCCGCAACCGAGACGGCGCCGGAGGGACCCTATGGCGACCACACCGGCTACTACAACGGGATAGAGGAATTCCCCGTGATGCGGGTGACTGCGATCACGACCCGCCGCGATCCGCTCTATGTCTCCACTTTCACCGGCCGGCCACCGGACGAACCTTCGGTGATAGGGGAAGCGCTGAACGAACTCGTCCTGCCTCTCATCCGCCAGCAGATACCGGAGATTGCCGATCTCTATCTCCCGCCGGCCGCCTGTTCGTACCGGCTGGCGGTGGTCGCTATCCGCAAGCGCTATCCTGGCCAGGCGCGACGGGTGATGGCGGCACTGTGGGGGATGCTTCCCCAGTTCAGCTACACCAAGGGCATCGTCGTGGTGGACGACGATATCGACGTGAAAAGCGGTGCGGATGTGCTTTGGGCCGTCTCGACGCGGGCGGACCCGTCGCGCGATCTCATGCTCATGGAACGCACGCCGATCGATTACCTCGACTTCGCCTCGCCGGAGCCGGGCCTGGGCGGCAAGCTCGGCATCGACGCGACGAACAAGATCGGTGCGGAGACGCGCCGCGAGTGGGGTCGGCCGCTCGCCATGTCCGTCGACATCTCCGCACGGATCGACGCGCTCTGGCCCCGTCTTGGCTTGCGCATGGATAAACCTGAAGCGGAAGGGGGAGTGAGATGA
- a CDS encoding UbiX family flavin prenyltransferase — protein sequence MNARVVVGISGASGAAIGAQVVQILAGLGACVDLVISSAAEQTIVEELGPHALTAMNDLPARRHSAFNVGADIASGSTPTSGMIVAPCSMRTLSAIAHSLSDNLLVRAADVHLKERRPLILIAREMPLHLGHLRAMTAVTEMGAIVMPPVPAFYLRPRDIDDVIDQIARRAVDLLRIAPATAQVWQG from the coding sequence ATGAATGCACGTGTCGTCGTCGGTATCAGCGGTGCGTCGGGTGCGGCCATCGGTGCGCAGGTGGTACAGATTCTGGCAGGCCTCGGCGCCTGCGTCGATCTCGTCATTTCGTCTGCCGCCGAGCAGACCATCGTTGAGGAACTGGGGCCGCATGCGCTGACCGCGATGAACGATCTGCCCGCGCGCCGCCACAGCGCCTTCAATGTTGGCGCCGATATCGCCTCGGGCTCCACGCCGACATCCGGCATGATCGTCGCGCCATGTTCGATGCGGACGCTGTCGGCCATCGCCCACTCGCTCTCGGACAATCTTCTTGTCCGTGCCGCTGACGTGCACCTGAAGGAACGCCGCCCGCTCATCCTGATCGCCCGCGAGATGCCGCTTCACCTCGGACACTTGAGGGCAATGACGGCGGTCACCGAGATGGGTGCAATCGTCATGCCGCCGGTTCCGGCCTTCTACTTGCGTCCTCGTGACATAGATGACGTAATCGACCAGATCGCGCGTCGGGCGGTCGATTTGCTGCGCATCGCGCCGGCGACTGCGCAGGTATGGCAGGGTTGA
- a CDS encoding PAS domain S-box protein: MTVDTAIRVRLIRYWAAIGMALAAFAIRLGLDPLLGVHAPFLFFLPTVVIAAAIGGLRPGLLASTLGFLGGMAFVPLDDGLAFEESVNVAAYWGMCLLLVWFGQRLHGAQQHATSRASELAAREAHLRSILDTVPDGMIVIDEHGIIQSYSRAAERLFGYAAEEMIGRNVSMLMPLQFQKEDRGSTVQHLAAVMQRVQQKGGVVDGVRNDGTTFPIELFVGEMTIDDKRFFTGFVRDLTEWREMSCACRSCRLNWYTSQD; this comes from the coding sequence GTGACTGTGGATACGGCAATACGAGTGCGGCTCATACGCTATTGGGCAGCGATCGGCATGGCATTGGCCGCCTTTGCCATTCGATTGGGCCTAGATCCCCTTCTGGGCGTCCACGCGCCGTTCCTGTTCTTTTTACCGACTGTAGTGATTGCAGCGGCCATCGGGGGCCTGAGACCCGGCCTGCTTGCTAGCACCCTGGGCTTCCTCGGCGGGATGGCATTTGTGCCACTCGATGATGGCTTGGCCTTCGAAGAGTCCGTTAATGTTGCTGCCTACTGGGGAATGTGCCTACTGCTCGTCTGGTTCGGTCAACGACTGCACGGGGCACAGCAGCACGCTACCTCGCGCGCGAGCGAACTCGCTGCGCGGGAAGCGCATCTACGATCAATCCTAGATACCGTACCCGACGGGATGATCGTCATCGACGAGCACGGAATCATTCAGTCGTACAGTCGAGCAGCAGAACGTTTGTTCGGCTATGCGGCTGAGGAGATGATCGGTCGAAACGTGTCGATGCTGATGCCCCTTCAGTTCCAGAAGGAGGATCGTGGAAGCACCGTGCAGCATCTCGCAGCCGTAATGCAGCGCGTGCAGCAAAAAGGGGGAGTGGTCGATGGAGTGCGCAATGATGGCACGACATTCCCGATTGAGCTTTTCGTCGGGGAAATGACCATTGATGACAAGCGCTTCTTCACCGGTTTTGTACGTGATCTGACCGAATGGCGGGAAATGAGCTGCGCATGCAGGAGTTGCAGGCTGAACTGGTACACATCTCAAGACTGA
- a CDS encoding ATP-binding protein produces MQELQAELVHISRLTAIGELASSLAHELNQPLAAIGNYLSGARRLLSKPSAGNVILLESAIGEATDQALRAGDIIRRLRKFVSRGRSERKVCSLSKIMEDAGALALIGAREQGAAICFNLDAAADRVFADRVQVQQVLINLIRNAIEAMETSERKELIVSSRAKGDGWLEISVSDTGPGLAGEVADRLFQSFVTSKPAGIGVGLSICRTIVESHRGKIWAESPPEGGCVFRFTLPQVREDA; encoded by the coding sequence ATGCAGGAGTTGCAGGCTGAACTGGTACACATCTCAAGACTGACGGCGATTGGCGAGCTAGCGTCAAGCTTGGCGCACGAGCTTAATCAACCACTGGCGGCAATCGGCAATTACCTTAGTGGCGCGCGTCGCCTCTTGAGTAAGCCCTCCGCGGGAAACGTGATTCTGCTGGAATCTGCAATCGGCGAAGCCACCGATCAGGCATTGCGGGCTGGTGATATTATTCGCCGGCTTCGCAAGTTTGTGTCCCGTGGCAGGAGTGAGCGTAAAGTCTGCAGCCTCTCGAAGATTATGGAGGATGCTGGAGCGCTCGCTCTGATTGGGGCGAGAGAACAGGGAGCAGCCATCTGTTTCAATCTCGATGCGGCAGCCGACCGTGTTTTCGCTGACCGTGTTCAAGTGCAACAGGTTCTCATTAATTTGATCCGCAACGCGATTGAGGCAATGGAGACATCCGAGCGCAAGGAGTTGATCGTATCCTCGCGAGCGAAGGGGGACGGGTGGCTGGAAATCAGCGTCTCCGATACCGGCCCTGGACTGGCCGGTGAAGTGGCCGATCGGCTGTTCCAGTCATTCGTGACAAGCAAGCCGGCGGGAATAGGTGTTGGACTGTCGATCTGTCGGACAATTGTAGAAAGTCATCGGGGGAAGATATGGGCTGAGTCTCCACCGGAGGGCGGTTGCGTATTCCGCTTTACACTCCCCCAGGTCCGAGAGGATGCCTAA